One Pyrus communis chromosome 4, drPyrComm1.1, whole genome shotgun sequence genomic region harbors:
- the LOC137732149 gene encoding peptidyl-prolyl cis-trans isomerase CYP21-4-like, translating to MARIKPQALLIQSKKKKGPTRISTTTIVMCNLIIALVALSLIATYRYWSRRSLDQSGSELSNQEKFDGIGKKDDLPGYAILNTSKGPITLELFKDASPEVVDRFIDLCQKGRFKGMPFSHVIKHYIIKGGGSQELGAAEDWISKGKLRSQLVTSPKHEAFMLGTTKARPDNKGFELVITTAPIPDLNDKLIVFGRVIKGEEVVQEIEEVDTDEHYRPKSSVGITGVILKQEI from the exons ATGGCGCGGATAAAGCCCCAGGCGCTGTTAATTcagagcaagaagaagaaggggccGACTCGGATCAGTACCACTACCATAGTTATGTGCAATTTAATCATCGCTCTGGTCGCCCTGTCGTTGATCGCTACTTATCGCTATTGGTCCAGAAG GTCGCTGGATCAATCTGGGTCGGAGTTATCTAATCAAGAG aaATTTGATGGGATTGGAAAGAAGGACGATCTTCCGGGTTATGCT ATTCTAAATACATCAAAGGGTCCTATCACTCTGGAACTTTTCAAGGATGCTTCTCCAGAGGTTGTGGATAGATTTATTGACTTATG TCAAAAGGGACGCTTCAAGGGGATGCCCTTCAGTCATGTGATCAAGCACTATATAATCAAAGGGGGTGGTTCCCAAGAACTTGGAGCAGCAGAAGATTGGATATCAAAAGGGAAACTTCGTAGTCAACTTGTTACGAG TCCAAAGCACGAAGCTTTTATGCTTGGAACTACGAAGGCTAGACCAGACAACAAAGGATTTGAGCTTGTTATCACAACTGCACCAATACCAGATTTAAATGATAAGCTAATTGTCTTCGGACGGGTCATCAAAGGAGAGGAAGTGGTACAG GAAATTGAGGAGGTCGATACAGATGAACATTATCGGCCTAAATCATCTGTAGGGATCACTGGCGTGATTCTGAAACAGGAGATCTAA